Proteins co-encoded in one Dyella japonica A8 genomic window:
- a CDS encoding DUF1345 domain-containing protein — MSATPGETRPHARGFVPFRILRARPRLMISGALALVTGLVLLYGLGLKPAKALLLGFDLGVVVYLCALTVLFCRMTSLELMQGQARRQDTGRWGVLWTALILTGFVSLALTTEMGAAKGGDARALVIAAVSIVLSWLFLNVMFGMHYAHGFYGDFGKKHEGLVFPGTDQPDYWDFMYFAIVIGMTFQVSDVQISSRYLRRVALLHGVIAFFFNVFIIAISVNIAAGLAG; from the coding sequence ATGAGCGCCACACCCGGCGAAACCCGCCCGCACGCGCGTGGCTTTGTCCCTTTCCGGATCCTGCGTGCCCGCCCGCGCCTGATGATCTCCGGCGCGCTCGCGCTGGTAACGGGCCTGGTGCTCCTGTACGGGCTGGGACTGAAGCCGGCCAAGGCATTGCTGCTGGGCTTTGACCTGGGCGTGGTGGTGTACCTGTGCGCCCTGACCGTGCTGTTTTGCCGCATGACGTCGCTGGAGCTGATGCAGGGCCAAGCGCGCAGGCAGGACACTGGCCGTTGGGGCGTGCTTTGGACGGCACTGATATTGACGGGCTTCGTCTCGCTGGCGCTCACCACGGAAATGGGGGCGGCCAAGGGCGGCGATGCGAGGGCCCTGGTGATTGCCGCCGTCAGCATTGTGCTGTCGTGGTTGTTCCTCAATGTGATGTTCGGCATGCACTACGCGCACGGGTTTTACGGCGACTTCGGCAAGAAGCACGAGGGGCTGGTGTTTCCCGGCACGGACCAGCCGGATTACTGGGACTTCATGTACTTCGCCATTGTGATCGGCATGACCTTTCAGGTGTCCGACGTGCAGATCAGCAGCCGTTATCTGCGCCGCGTTGCGTTGTTGCACGGGGTGATCGCGTTTTTCTTCAACGTGTTCATCATCGCGATTAGCGTGAATATTGCGGCGGGGTTGGCGGGCTGA
- a CDS encoding GNAT family N-acetyltransferase: MFAEINHNPRAHRFETKVDGVPCVLDYTLEDGVMTITHTIVPSAVGGRGIASNLVRTALDTARVEHWKVDPACSYSEIWMNRHPEYQDLHV, encoded by the coding sequence ATGTTCGCCGAGATCAATCACAACCCCAGGGCACATCGCTTCGAAACCAAGGTGGACGGTGTGCCCTGCGTGCTGGACTACACGCTTGAAGATGGCGTGATGACCATTACCCACACCATCGTGCCATCGGCCGTGGGCGGGCGGGGCATCGCCTCCAACCTGGTGCGCACGGCGCTGGACACGGCGCGCGTCGAGCATTGGAAGGTGGATCCGGCCTGTTCTTATTCGGAGATCTGGATGAACCGTCATCCGGAATACCAGGATCTGCACGTCTGA
- a CDS encoding 3-deoxy-7-phosphoheptulonate synthase, which yields MNPSTDDLRIRAITPLSPPAEVMRDCAASVHAAHTVSASRRALHRILAGDDDRLAVVIGPCSIHDTQAALEYAERLVEQRQRYAGELEIVMRVYFEKPRTTVGWKGLINDPDLDGSFRIDKGLRLARGLLRDINELGMPAGCEFLDMITPQYIADLVAWGAIGARTTESQVHRELASGLSCPVGFKNGTDGNVKIAVDAVSAASQPHHFMAVTKDGQTAIAATTGNEDCHLILRGGKTPNYDAASVDAACVAIAKSGQAARVMIDASHANSNKQPENQSRVIDDIALQLEAGEQRIVGVMVESHLVGGRQDLVEGQPLRYGQSITDGCIDWDASVAVLDRLAQAVRARRAARQATQRPVRVASGC from the coding sequence GTGAACCCTTCCACCGACGATCTACGCATCCGCGCCATCACACCGCTCAGCCCGCCGGCCGAGGTGATGCGCGACTGTGCCGCGAGCGTGCACGCGGCACACACCGTCAGCGCCTCTCGACGCGCCTTGCACCGCATCCTGGCAGGCGATGACGATCGCCTTGCCGTGGTCATCGGCCCGTGCTCGATCCATGACACCCAGGCCGCGCTGGAATACGCCGAACGGCTCGTCGAGCAGCGCCAGCGGTACGCGGGCGAGTTGGAGATCGTGATGCGCGTGTACTTCGAGAAGCCACGCACCACGGTGGGCTGGAAGGGGCTCATCAACGATCCCGACCTCGACGGCAGCTTCCGCATCGACAAGGGCCTGCGCCTGGCGCGCGGCCTGTTGCGCGACATCAACGAGCTGGGCATGCCGGCGGGTTGCGAGTTCCTGGACATGATCACGCCGCAGTACATCGCCGACCTGGTCGCGTGGGGCGCCATCGGCGCGCGCACCACGGAGAGCCAGGTGCATCGCGAGCTGGCATCGGGGCTGTCGTGCCCGGTGGGTTTCAAGAACGGTACCGACGGCAACGTGAAGATCGCGGTGGACGCGGTCAGCGCAGCCTCGCAGCCGCACCATTTCATGGCCGTCACCAAGGACGGCCAGACGGCCATCGCCGCCACCACCGGCAATGAGGACTGCCACCTGATCCTGCGCGGCGGCAAGACGCCGAACTATGACGCGGCAAGCGTTGATGCGGCATGTGTCGCCATCGCCAAGAGTGGGCAGGCGGCGCGCGTGATGATCGATGCCAGCCATGCCAACAGCAACAAGCAGCCGGAGAACCAGTCCCGCGTGATCGACGATATCGCGCTGCAACTGGAGGCCGGCGAACAGCGCATTGTCGGCGTGATGGTGGAAAGCCATCTCGTCGGCGGAAGGCAGGATCTGGTGGAAGGCCAGCCCCTGCGCTACGGGCAGAGCATTACCGACGGTTGCATCGACTGGGACGCATCGGTGGCGGTGCTCGATCGCCTGGCACAGGCCGTGCGCGCCCGTCGTGCGGCGCGCCAGGCGACGCAGCGACCCGTGCGGGTGGCGTCCGGCTGCTGA
- a CDS encoding oxygenase MpaB family protein yields the protein MASPWNLLTRPAREPIRRWVLSAFPRGGGGHVDYDHPAGDAGLFGPDSATWRVHADFPGMLAGGLAALMLQTLHPLALAGVWDHSNFRDDLIGRLRRTTSFVSGTTYAPLDQAQMLIERVKHIHAQVKGVSDDGRPYAADDPDLLTWVHVTEAYSFLQGYRRYSHIALPAGAADRYYDEVRRIAEALGARDVPASEAQIGAYFRRVRPELRFGDRSREVLDVLYRVRLPVPVAGLSRDVFLQAGAALLPAWADTLLERTPLQRAQSRLAARALWSVAPVFRMALHDGIASRASARVGVPAETLQRWR from the coding sequence ATGGCTTCTCCGTGGAACCTCCTGACCCGCCCCGCCCGCGAACCCATCCGACGCTGGGTGCTCAGCGCGTTCCCGCGCGGCGGTGGCGGCCATGTCGATTACGACCATCCCGCCGGCGACGCCGGGTTGTTCGGCCCCGACAGCGCCACCTGGCGCGTGCACGCGGACTTCCCCGGCATGTTGGCCGGCGGGCTTGCGGCGTTGATGCTGCAGACCCTGCATCCGCTCGCACTGGCCGGCGTGTGGGACCACTCCAACTTCCGCGACGATCTCATCGGCCGCCTGCGTCGCACCACATCGTTTGTCAGCGGCACCACCTATGCGCCGCTCGACCAAGCGCAGATGCTGATCGAACGCGTGAAGCATATCCACGCGCAGGTCAAGGGCGTGAGCGACGATGGACGTCCATACGCTGCCGACGACCCGGATCTGCTCACCTGGGTCCACGTCACCGAAGCCTATAGTTTCCTGCAGGGCTACCGCCGCTACAGCCACATCGCCCTGCCTGCCGGCGCCGCCGATCGCTACTACGACGAGGTGCGACGCATCGCGGAGGCGCTGGGCGCGCGTGACGTACCGGCATCGGAAGCGCAGATCGGCGCCTATTTCCGCCGCGTGCGCCCTGAACTCCGTTTCGGTGACCGCTCGCGTGAGGTGCTGGACGTGCTGTATCGCGTGCGCCTGCCGGTGCCGGTGGCGGGGCTGTCGCGCGATGTCTTCCTGCAGGCCGGTGCCGCCCTGTTGCCGGCCTGGGCGGATACCCTGCTGGAACGCACCCCGCTCCAGCGCGCGCAGTCAAGGCTGGCGGCCAGAGCGCTCTGGTCGGTGGCGCCGGTGTTCCGCATGGCATTGCACGATGGCATCGCAAGCCGTGCCAGCGCGCGCGTGGGCGTACCCGCGGAAACACTGCAACGCTGGCGCTGA
- a CDS encoding 3'-5' exonuclease, with amino-acid sequence MTSGEKRFSERLEQKLEDDYLLWYDVAIGAKQRRPDFIVFHPRRGLLVLEVKDWKPGTIQQADRTLFTLITGSSSVKEHNPLMQARDGANEISKVLQRDPALCYPPGHAYEGRLQMPLGYGVVLANLSRKQFEAGQLESAIPSHLVICQDEMYDSVEPEAFQERLWAMFPQVFPTALTLPQIDRVRWHLFPEIRVEAGEGQFGLFASSGRSKVSKVAIPDLIQVMDAQQEMLARSLGDEHRIIHGVAGSGKTMILGFRAMELARSLSKPILVLCYNTALAARLEQLMGERGLSEKVQVYNFHKWCRSMLTAYHVPLPEEGPHVAEELPPAVIAGVDSGQIPRFQYGAVLIDEGHDFEPEWYKLIVQMIDPNTNSLLVLYDDAQNIYGQASRKKLSWKSLGVQAQGRTTILKLNYRNTLEILSVARGFANELLLGRDEDEDGIPLIEPQSSGRRGALPELIRVEQQKDQLPAIIQRLRDELAGARTASDMAVIFRNSWEGEKLHEALQHAGIPSQLAEGNGSSSLFVVDNTVKLITMQASKGLEFPLVIIPGLGSLPKPGKNEAEEARLLYVAMTRATERLVLIHHEDSIFSQRIRNSINEVQQQLANA; translated from the coding sequence ATGACCAGCGGCGAGAAGCGCTTTTCCGAACGCCTGGAGCAGAAGCTCGAGGACGACTACCTCCTGTGGTACGACGTGGCCATCGGCGCGAAGCAACGTCGCCCCGACTTCATCGTGTTCCATCCGCGTCGCGGATTGCTGGTGCTGGAGGTGAAAGACTGGAAGCCCGGCACCATCCAGCAGGCAGACCGTACGCTGTTCACGCTGATCACCGGCAGCAGCAGCGTGAAGGAACACAACCCGCTGATGCAGGCCCGCGACGGCGCCAACGAGATCAGCAAGGTGCTGCAGCGCGATCCGGCCTTGTGCTATCCGCCCGGCCACGCCTACGAAGGCAGGCTGCAGATGCCGCTGGGCTACGGCGTGGTGCTCGCCAACCTGAGCCGCAAGCAGTTCGAGGCCGGTCAGCTGGAATCGGCCATTCCTTCGCATCTCGTCATCTGCCAGGACGAAATGTACGACTCCGTGGAGCCGGAGGCGTTCCAGGAACGTCTGTGGGCGATGTTCCCGCAGGTATTCCCTACGGCGCTTACCCTGCCCCAGATCGACCGCGTGCGCTGGCACCTGTTCCCGGAGATCCGCGTAGAGGCCGGTGAAGGCCAGTTCGGCCTGTTCGCCTCCAGCGGCCGCAGCAAGGTGAGCAAGGTCGCCATTCCCGACCTGATCCAGGTGATGGATGCGCAACAGGAAATGCTTGCGCGCTCGCTGGGCGATGAGCATCGCATCATCCACGGCGTGGCCGGCTCCGGCAAAACCATGATCCTGGGCTTCCGCGCGATGGAACTGGCGCGCTCGCTGTCCAAACCCATCCTGGTGCTCTGCTACAACACGGCGCTCGCGGCACGACTCGAGCAGTTGATGGGCGAGCGCGGCCTCAGCGAAAAAGTGCAGGTGTACAACTTCCACAAGTGGTGCCGCAGCATGCTCACGGCGTACCACGTACCGTTGCCGGAGGAAGGTCCGCATGTGGCCGAGGAGCTGCCGCCCGCCGTGATCGCGGGCGTGGACAGCGGCCAGATCCCGCGCTTCCAGTACGGTGCCGTGCTGATCGACGAAGGCCACGATTTCGAGCCGGAGTGGTACAAGCTGATCGTGCAGATGATCGATCCCAACACCAACTCGCTGCTGGTGTTGTACGACGACGCGCAGAACATCTACGGACAGGCCAGCCGCAAGAAGCTCAGCTGGAAAAGCCTGGGCGTGCAGGCGCAGGGCCGCACCACCATCCTCAAGCTCAACTATCGCAACACGCTGGAAATCCTCTCCGTGGCGCGCGGCTTCGCCAACGAACTGTTGCTGGGCCGCGACGAGGATGAAGACGGCATTCCCCTGATCGAACCGCAGAGCTCGGGACGCCGTGGCGCCTTGCCCGAACTCATCCGTGTCGAACAGCAGAAGGATCAGTTGCCGGCGATCATCCAGCGCCTGCGCGACGAACTCGCCGGCGCACGCACCGCCTCGGACATGGCGGTGATCTTCCGCAACAGCTGGGAGGGCGAAAAGCTGCATGAGGCACTGCAGCACGCCGGCATTCCCAGCCAGCTCGCCGAGGGCAACGGCTCCAGTTCGCTGTTCGTGGTGGACAACACGGTCAAGCTGATCACCATGCAGGCCAGCAAGGGCCTGGAATTTCCGCTGGTGATCATCCCGGGCCTGGGCTCGCTGCCCAAGCCCGGCAAGAACGAAGCCGAAGAGGCGCGCCTGCTCTATGTCGCGATGACCCGTGCGACGGAGCGCCTGGTGCTGATCCACCACGAAGATTCGATTTTCAGCCAGCGCATCCGCAACTCCATCAACGAGGTGCAGCAGCAGCTCGCAAATGCGTGA
- a CDS encoding aromatic ring-hydroxylating oxygenase subunit alpha: MRDLFDDTVLAPQPLDFALTLPARFYTDPRMPQLDARAIFARSWQLVCHQSQVAATGDHVVTEIAGLPLIVVRGEDNTIRAFHNVCRHRAGPIASCDGKGAKALRCRYHGWTYGLDGVLRGAPEMGRTQDFNPSDIRLPEVRVQVWQGLVFVAIGDAPPFRELVAGIDERLGPDRSLEHYQFHHRASYEVACNWKVYVDNYLEGYHVPHIHPGLNSLLDYRSYITETAQWYSFQYSPLESGGDLYGSGEALYYFIHPNTMLNILPSRLQTNRVLPLGVDRCRVEFDFYYPADDSAQAQARRVRDVEFSDEVQDEDVTICEDVQRGLASGSYDAGRLNPLRENAVHHFHEMVRRAYRESLTAA; the protein is encoded by the coding sequence ATGCGCGATCTGTTTGACGATACCGTTCTTGCACCCCAACCGCTCGACTTCGCGCTGACCCTGCCCGCCCGCTTCTACACCGATCCGCGCATGCCCCAGCTGGATGCGCGCGCGATCTTTGCGCGCAGCTGGCAGCTGGTATGCCACCAGTCGCAGGTGGCCGCCACGGGCGACCACGTAGTGACGGAGATCGCCGGCCTGCCGCTGATTGTGGTGCGCGGCGAAGACAACACCATCCGCGCCTTCCACAACGTGTGCCGCCATCGCGCCGGCCCCATCGCCAGCTGCGATGGAAAAGGTGCCAAGGCGCTGCGCTGCCGTTACCACGGGTGGACGTACGGCCTGGACGGCGTGCTGCGCGGCGCGCCCGAGATGGGCCGAACGCAGGATTTCAATCCCTCGGACATCCGCCTGCCCGAAGTGCGCGTGCAGGTATGGCAGGGCCTGGTGTTCGTGGCGATCGGCGATGCACCGCCCTTCCGCGAACTGGTCGCCGGCATCGATGAACGACTGGGCCCTGACCGCTCGCTGGAGCACTACCAGTTCCATCACCGCGCCAGCTACGAGGTGGCCTGCAACTGGAAGGTGTACGTGGACAACTACCTGGAGGGTTACCACGTGCCGCATATCCATCCGGGCCTCAACAGCCTGCTGGATTACCGCAGCTACATCACCGAGACGGCCCAGTGGTATTCGTTCCAGTACAGCCCGCTGGAAAGCGGCGGCGATCTCTACGGCAGCGGCGAGGCGCTGTACTACTTCATCCATCCCAACACCATGCTCAACATCCTGCCCTCGCGCCTGCAGACCAACCGCGTGCTGCCGCTGGGCGTGGACCGTTGCCGGGTGGAGTTCGACTTCTACTACCCCGCCGACGACAGCGCGCAAGCGCAGGCCCGCCGCGTGCGTGACGTCGAATTCAGCGACGAAGTGCAGGACGAGGATGTGACCATCTGCGAGGACGTGCAGCGCGGCCTCGCCTCCGGATCGTACGACGCCGGCCGCCTCAATCCGCTGCGGGAGAACGCCGTGCACCACTTCCACGAGATGGTGCGCCGCGCCTATCGCGAGTCACTCACCGCCGCATGA
- a CDS encoding amino acid permease encodes MNTSTKVIGQWTLVALVIGNIIGSGIFVLPAAMAPFGAASLLGWAVTLCGALALAQVFAWLARSIPNHGGPYAYARGAFGDTVGFLVAWSYWICTWSANAALAVAFTGSLGALLPAVTATPLRSALCALAALWICTGINLSGVREAGRVAVVTTLLKLVPLLVFGLIGLGTLNAGSFHPFNPEGQSLPGVALSTATLALWALLGLETATVPTGVVKDPMRTVPRATIIGTLVAGIATMLACTVVIGMLPRDQLAASAAPMAAAATHAWGTAAGIGVAVVAVVSCFGTLNGWVLLVAQTTMAAAQDGMFPKWFARVDRHGTPWIGLLVSSVLTSALIAANFTRSLVALFTFVILLSTATNLLPYLVTTLAWWRLEGGRSTWVRRVIATVALLFSLWALAGAGAEPLLWGAVLLLAGFPLYLWRRYSARRALLAMGPSSASR; translated from the coding sequence ATGAACACATCAACCAAGGTGATTGGCCAGTGGACCCTGGTCGCGCTGGTGATCGGCAACATCATCGGCTCGGGCATTTTCGTGCTGCCCGCCGCGATGGCGCCGTTCGGTGCCGCCAGCCTGCTCGGCTGGGCGGTGACGCTGTGCGGGGCACTGGCGCTGGCGCAGGTATTCGCTTGGCTGGCGCGCAGCATCCCCAACCATGGCGGGCCTTATGCGTACGCTCGCGGGGCCTTTGGCGATACGGTGGGTTTCCTGGTCGCGTGGAGCTACTGGATCTGCACGTGGTCGGCGAACGCGGCGTTGGCCGTGGCGTTCACCGGCAGTCTGGGTGCGTTGTTGCCCGCCGTGACGGCCACGCCATTGCGCAGCGCCCTGTGTGCACTGGCCGCGCTGTGGATATGCACGGGCATCAACCTCTCGGGCGTGCGCGAAGCCGGACGCGTCGCGGTGGTCACTACGCTGCTCAAGCTGGTCCCGCTGCTGGTGTTCGGCCTGATCGGGCTGGGCACCTTGAACGCGGGTTCGTTTCATCCGTTCAACCCTGAGGGTCAATCACTACCCGGCGTCGCACTGTCCACTGCCACCCTCGCGTTGTGGGCGCTGCTGGGACTGGAAACGGCCACGGTGCCGACCGGCGTGGTGAAGGATCCGATGCGCACGGTGCCGCGCGCGACGATCATCGGCACGCTGGTCGCCGGCATCGCCACCATGCTGGCGTGCACGGTGGTCATCGGCATGCTGCCGCGCGATCAGCTCGCCGCTTCCGCTGCCCCCATGGCGGCAGCGGCCACGCACGCCTGGGGCACGGCAGCCGGCATCGGCGTGGCGGTGGTGGCCGTGGTGTCGTGCTTTGGCACGCTCAATGGCTGGGTGTTGCTGGTGGCGCAGACCACCATGGCTGCCGCCCAGGACGGCATGTTCCCGAAGTGGTTCGCCCGCGTGGATCGCCACGGCACGCCGTGGATCGGGTTGCTGGTCAGCAGCGTGCTCACCAGCGCGCTGATCGCGGCTAACTTCACGCGCTCGCTGGTGGCGCTGTTTACCTTCGTGATCCTGTTGTCCACTGCCACCAATCTGCTGCCCTACCTGGTGACGACGTTGGCGTGGTGGCGGCTGGAAGGTGGTCGTTCGACATGGGTGCGCAGGGTCATCGCCACGGTCGCCTTGCTGTTCTCGCTCTGGGCGCTCGCCGGCGCCGGCGCGGAGCCGCTGCTGTGGGGAGCGGTGTTGCTGCTGGCCGGCTTTCCGCTTTACCTGTGGCGACGCTACTCGGCGCGCCGCGCGCTGCTCGCTATGGGTCCGTCGTCCGCCAGCCGTTGA
- a CDS encoding SH3 domain-containing protein encodes MKRAVLIVLLLFGSAWMSPAVFAQGLNGVVTSYVDLYAGPDAGYPTIAQLPAGTAVSIQGCTEGWGWCDVITMGLRGWVAGTFVQYTYQNQPVYVADYGARIGIPIITFSIAAYWGSYYVNRPFYRNRDYWYGRPYALRPPPRPPGWRPGYRPPPPGYRPPPGGGHRPPPPGNRPPPQGHRPPSNNRPPPNPGTRPPGHNPRPPGDNRPPPGNRPPPNQGGNRPPPGQGNGRPPGQKPQTRPAPGNPNRNQGNQGA; translated from the coding sequence ATGAAGCGCGCCGTATTGATCGTACTGTTGCTCTTCGGATCGGCATGGATGAGTCCCGCCGTCTTCGCGCAGGGACTCAATGGCGTGGTGACCTCGTACGTCGACCTCTACGCCGGACCGGACGCGGGGTACCCCACCATCGCCCAGCTGCCCGCCGGCACCGCCGTATCGATCCAGGGCTGCACGGAGGGCTGGGGTTGGTGCGATGTGATCACCATGGGCCTGCGCGGCTGGGTGGCCGGCACTTTCGTGCAGTACACCTACCAGAACCAGCCGGTCTACGTCGCCGACTACGGCGCGCGCATCGGCATTCCCATCATCACCTTCTCGATTGCCGCCTATTGGGGCTCGTACTACGTGAATCGCCCGTTCTACCGGAACCGCGATTACTGGTATGGCCGTCCATATGCGTTGCGGCCGCCGCCGCGGCCACCGGGCTGGCGGCCGGGATACCGCCCGCCGCCCCCCGGTTACCGGCCACCGCCGGGCGGCGGACATCGCCCACCGCCGCCGGGCAACCGACCGCCGCCGCAGGGGCATCGCCCGCCCTCCAACAACCGTCCGCCGCCCAACCCGGGAACGCGTCCGCCGGGGCACAATCCACGCCCGCCCGGTGACAACCGACCGCCCCCGGGCAATCGTCCGCCGCCGAACCAGGGCGGCAACCGGCCGCCACCGGGACAGGGCAATGGTCGTCCGCCGGGGCAGAAGCCGCAGACGCGACCCGCCCCCGGCAACCCGAACCGCAACCAAGGCAACCAAGGCGCCTGA
- a CDS encoding glycosyltransferase translates to MTVRLPLAAANDSQLHRRHYVPVHVKFVLAFAVALAWAVLAYAVAGRWIGVQETPGKQLAAHLLVLGIAVLPAFMNAFLAMGLLLDRRPARSRFADADFPGVTILMAVHNAEDTVLDTLAGIAAQRYPAPFEVLVINDGSTDATLARLRGAAHAWLEVLDLKSAGGKARALNAGLRLASYPVTVTLDADTHLHPQALRQLVTRYMSDPPNTAAVAGTVLVRNSRQSLVARMQEWDYFHGISATKRVQSLCQGTLVAPGTFSLYRTDILRVVGGWPECVGEDTVLTWAILRDHHRVGYAEDAIAFTRVPASLPRFIEQRGRWSRGVVEAFRAHGSLLFRRRLSTFFIWWSLLFPYTDLVYAVALVPGILLACAGAYWLAGALLAFVMPMALLTNLMVYAAQSRMFRALGLSVRRNPFGLLGYALVYGLVLKPASLMGYISGMLPRRWHGRTY, encoded by the coding sequence GTGACGGTCCGCTTGCCGTTGGCTGCCGCCAACGACAGCCAGCTGCATCGCCGCCATTACGTGCCGGTGCATGTGAAGTTCGTGCTCGCATTCGCCGTCGCGCTGGCGTGGGCCGTGCTCGCCTATGCCGTGGCTGGACGCTGGATCGGCGTGCAGGAAACGCCGGGAAAGCAGCTGGCCGCGCACCTGCTGGTCCTGGGTATCGCCGTGCTTCCGGCGTTCATGAACGCGTTTCTGGCGATGGGGCTGCTGCTTGACCGCCGACCCGCGCGCTCGCGCTTCGCCGATGCCGACTTTCCCGGCGTGACGATCCTGATGGCCGTGCACAACGCCGAAGACACCGTCCTCGACACCCTGGCGGGCATTGCGGCGCAACGTTACCCGGCGCCCTTCGAAGTTCTGGTGATCAACGACGGCTCCACCGACGCCACCCTGGCACGCCTGCGCGGCGCGGCCCACGCGTGGCTGGAAGTGCTCGACCTCAAGAGTGCCGGCGGCAAGGCCAGGGCGCTCAATGCGGGACTGAGGCTCGCGTCCTATCCCGTTACCGTGACGCTGGACGCCGATACCCACCTGCACCCGCAAGCGCTGCGGCAACTGGTGACGCGCTACATGAGCGATCCGCCGAATACCGCCGCCGTCGCGGGCACGGTGCTGGTGCGCAATTCGCGGCAGAGCCTCGTCGCGCGCATGCAGGAGTGGGATTACTTCCACGGCATCTCGGCGACCAAGCGCGTGCAGAGCCTGTGCCAGGGCACGCTGGTCGCGCCGGGCACGTTCTCGCTGTATCGCACCGACATCCTGCGCGTTGTCGGCGGCTGGCCCGAGTGCGTGGGGGAAGACACCGTGCTGACCTGGGCGATCCTGCGCGACCATCACCGGGTGGGTTACGCGGAGGATGCGATCGCCTTCACCCGCGTGCCCGCCTCGCTGCCCCGGTTCATCGAGCAGCGCGGTCGCTGGTCGCGCGGCGTGGTGGAAGCCTTCAGGGCACATGGCTCGCTGCTGTTCCGTCGCCGGCTGAGCACGTTTTTCATCTGGTGGAGCCTGCTGTTCCCGTACACCGACCTGGTCTACGCGGTGGCGCTGGTGCCCGGCATCCTGCTCGCGTGCGCGGGCGCCTACTGGCTGGCGGGTGCGCTGCTGGCCTTCGTGATGCCCATGGCGCTGCTCACCAATCTGATGGTCTACGCGGCACAGTCGCGCATGTTCCGCGCGCTGGGGCTCTCCGTGCGCCGCAACCCGTTCGGGCTGCTGGGCTACGCACTCGTGTATGGGCTGGTGCTCAAGCCCGCCAGCCTGATGGGTTACATCTCAGGCATGCTCCCACGGCGCTGGCACGGCAGGACGTACTGA
- the trxC gene encoding thioredoxin TrxC, with the protein MSTTLSIPCPHCSALNRVPEERLGEHPVCGRCKHALFEGKPVTLTANNFDAVATRGDLPVVIDFWAPWCGPCVGFAPVFAEAAASLEPQLRLAKVDTEAQPALAQRFGIRSIPTLLVMRNGREVARQAGAMNGVQLRQFLANTLR; encoded by the coding sequence ATGTCCACCACGCTGTCGATTCCCTGCCCGCATTGCTCCGCGCTCAACCGCGTGCCCGAGGAACGCCTGGGCGAGCATCCGGTGTGCGGCCGTTGCAAGCACGCGCTGTTCGAGGGCAAGCCGGTCACGCTCACGGCGAACAACTTCGACGCGGTGGCGACACGCGGTGACCTGCCCGTAGTGATCGATTTCTGGGCACCTTGGTGCGGCCCCTGCGTGGGCTTTGCGCCGGTTTTCGCGGAGGCGGCGGCCAGCCTGGAACCGCAGCTGCGGCTCGCCAAGGTGGATACCGAGGCCCAACCCGCGCTGGCCCAGCGTTTCGGTATCCGCAGCATCCCCACCCTGCTGGTGATGCGCAACGGCCGCGAAGTGGCGCGACAGGCCGGCGCCATGAACGGCGTCCAGCTGCGCCAGTTCCTGGCCAATACCCTGCGCTGA